The Bacteroidota bacterium genome includes a region encoding these proteins:
- a CDS encoding T9SS type A sorting domain-containing protein has protein sequence MNETRYKNDLESFYAKWETQDEIPFDVTDPRHEYINQFIDMVNEIELAHGYKIDVLLDLNILSESAAQCKTIVKYMRDHLQNGVTDVNVVGVEMGNECYLNWGTDLMGFDTFGDYWNFINGSNSALTTTERNFIFGDLPIKTSHNFINKFKADENFICKVGIPADNPQNTEATTYMFRESAFKGLPITTGWNGALANPVIYGSTITAGNETRFKFDAVILHTYYDATTNYLHIPLDNLCNLYPSDGFPSCVHSIGCPWPPGSSNWQFDSYDSRLAAAYQGILGTSIAPPFGNFKTALKSRYLEYYDKQKTVLKFSPSNPYPKELWNTEWNLKDKVTSDTINDEEQALISIYNNSFPHGLLTQEILLKNIKLNFTTGYTPSFFTYSTFHNYAGGGWTDMLNIADCADCKNHIADDGTPDPLDPADYTGDDINYYVRRTEYYIMQLLSEINKNDLEYLPANFSMFVANPNLQPTVFIDPEHENLYVYFTNMKNETQSYVINPNLLINLYPSALALGFENAIIYAIEAKQPYSNSGLSTLYTVHTCYNCHSAFDGYDNPHPFEIQRISDPISNDPECADGLPSGAECVTVPKLSIGYFKIPIHVVYDPDPHEREDGNNLAQYVTVYPNPTPGTFSIRSEVSGIFSTDQLEVNVYSITGNLLYQTVVTENQPVNISNLPSGLYMIGIKNGTTISITKQLIKID, from the coding sequence ATGAATGAAACCAGATATAAGAATGATTTGGAATCATTTTATGCAAAATGGGAGACACAAGATGAAATTCCGTTTGATGTCACAGATCCCAGGCATGAATATATCAACCAATTTATTGACATGGTAAATGAAATTGAATTGGCACACGGTTATAAAATTGATGTTTTGCTTGACCTGAATATTTTAAGTGAGTCCGCTGCTCAATGCAAGACGATTGTAAAATATATGCGTGATCATTTGCAAAACGGAGTTACAGACGTAAATGTGGTTGGCGTAGAAATGGGAAATGAATGTTATCTGAACTGGGGCACAGACTTAATGGGTTTTGATACATTTGGCGATTATTGGAATTTTATCAATGGTAGTAATTCTGCACTTACAACAACAGAACGGAATTTTATTTTTGGCGACCTTCCGATTAAAACAAGTCATAACTTTATTAACAAATTTAAAGCAGATGAAAATTTTATTTGCAAAGTTGGGATCCCGGCTGATAACCCACAGAATACAGAAGCAACCACATATATGTTTAGGGAAAGTGCTTTTAAGGGATTGCCAATTACAACAGGATGGAATGGCGCTTTGGCCAACCCAGTAATTTATGGTTCTACCATCACTGCCGGAAACGAAACAAGATTTAAATTTGATGCTGTAATTCTACATACGTATTATGATGCAACAACTAATTATCTCCATATTCCATTGGACAATTTGTGCAATTTATATCCGTCTGATGGATTTCCCTCCTGTGTTCACTCCATTGGTTGTCCATGGCCACCTGGTAGCTCCAATTGGCAATTTGATAGTTATGATTCCCGTTTAGCTGCAGCTTATCAGGGTATTTTGGGCACTTCAATTGCTCCACCATTTGGTAATTTCAAGACAGCCTTGAAATCCCGCTATTTAGAATACTATGACAAACAAAAAACCGTCTTAAAATTTTCACCTTCTAATCCGTATCCAAAGGAACTATGGAATACGGAATGGAATCTTAAAGATAAGGTCACTAGTGATACAATAAATGATGAAGAACAAGCATTAATAAGTATTTACAATAATAGTTTTCCACACGGATTATTAACGCAGGAAATTTTATTGAAAAATATTAAATTAAATTTCACAACAGGTTACACGCCTTCATTTTTTACTTATTCAACCTTTCACAATTACGCAGGTGGTGGTTGGACAGATATGTTGAACATTGCCGATTGTGCCGACTGCAAAAATCATATTGCAGACGATGGCACTCCCGATCCGCTTGATCCGGCCGACTATACAGGTGATGATATTAACTATTATGTGCGGAGAACAGAGTATTATATAATGCAATTATTGAGTGAAATTAATAAAAACGACTTGGAATACCTGCCTGCAAATTTTTCCATGTTTGTGGCCAATCCTAATTTGCAGCCTACTGTATTTATTGACCCGGAACATGAAAATCTGTATGTGTATTTTACTAACATGAAGAATGAAACACAGAGTTATGTAATCAATCCAAATCTTTTGATTAATCTTTACCCTTCAGCATTGGCATTGGGTTTTGAAAATGCTATTATTTATGCTATTGAGGCAAAGCAGCCTTACTCGAACTCAGGTTTAAGCACGCTTTATACAGTGCATACCTGTTATAATTGCCATAGCGCATTTGACGGATATGACAACCCTCATCCATTTGAAATCCAAAGAATATCAGATCCGATATCCAATGATCCTGAATGCGCTGACGGATTGCCATCGGGTGCTGAATGTGTTACAGTTCCAAAATTATCAATTGGTTATTTTAAAATTCCAATCCATGTTGTATATGATCCAGACCCACATGAAAGAGAAGATGGAAATAATCTTGCGCAATATGTAACCGTGTATCCCAACCCAACACCGGGAACATTTAGCATCAGGAGCGAGGTCAGCGGCATATTTTCAACTGATCAATTAGAAGTTAATGTATATTCCATTACGGGAAATTTGCTATATCAAACGGTAGTAACTGAAAATCAGCCAGTGAATATTTCAAATCTTCCATCGGGCTTGTATATGATAGGTATAAAAAATGGAACAACAATTTCAATTACTAAACAATTAATAAAAATAGATTGA